GCGCACGTTCACGAGCCACCTGCCGATCACGGTGCACGACCTGCCGGCGCAGGACGGCGTGACCTCGCCGGGCGCGGTGCGCGAGGCGGTCACGGACGACACCGCGGCGGTGATCGTGCAGTCGCCGAACTTCTTCGGGTGCGTCGAGGACGGCGCGGCGCTCGCGCAGGCGGCCCACGACCGCGGCGCGCTGCTCGTGGTGGCGATCGCCGAGCCGTTGAGCCTCGGCCTCATCAAGCCGCCGGGCGAGTACGGCGCCGACATCGCGACCGGCGAAGGCCAGCCGCTCGGCAACGCGCTCAACTACGGCGGCCCCTATCTCGGGGTGATGGCGACGCGGCAGGAGTTCGTGCGGCGGATGCCCGGCCGTCTGGTCGGCCGCACCGTCGACGCCGGCGGCCGGCCGGGCTACGTGCTGACGCTCCAGACGCGCGAACAGCACATCCGCCGCGCCAAGGCGACCAGCAACATCTGCACGAACGAGGCGCTGAACGCGCTGGTCGCCGCGGTGTACCTGGCGACATTGGGCCGCCGGGGCGTTCGCGACGTCGCCGAGTTGAACGCCCGCAAGGCGCGCTACGCGCGCGACCGGATCGCGCGGGTACCGGGGTACGGTCTGCCGTTTGCGGCGCCGGTGTTTAACGAGTTCGTCGTCCGGTGCCCCGTGCCGCCGGAGGAGATCAACAAGCGCCTGCTCGAGCACGGCATCCTCGGCGGGCTCCCGCTCGGACGCTTCTATCCGGACCTCGCGGACTGCTGGCTCCTCTGCGTCACCGAGCGGCGGACTCGGGAAGAGATCGATCAACTCGTCGGCTACCTGGAGACGGTGCAATGAGCGCCCCGCGCGAATCGGGGTCCGCGTCAGGCGGCGCGGCGGCGAAGGGGCCGGCGACGGCGACGGCCACCCGGCCGGACCTGCGCCGGCGGCCGGTCCCGGTGATCTTCGAGCGCGGGGCGCCGGGCCGGATCGGGTACAGCCTGCCGGCGAGCGACGTGCCGGACGTCCCGCTGGACGCGGTCGTGCCGCCCGCCGTGCGCCGCGAGGCCGAGCCCGCCCTGCCGGAGGTGAGCGAACTGGACGTCGTGCGCCACTACACGGCGCTCAGTCACCGCAACTTCTCGATCGACGAAGGCTTCTATCCGC
The bacterium genome window above contains:
- the gcvPA gene encoding aminomethyl-transferring glycine dehydrogenase subunit GcvPA gives rise to the protein MKYIPATLAERARMLRGIGARAVEDLFADIPAEVRLTRPLDLPPAMPDPDLLAHMRTLAGQNVDCDRLACFLGAGAYDHFVPSTVPHLALKPEFLTAYTPYQAELMQGELQAIYEYQTMMCELLAMDVANASMYDGASATGEAAAMAADLTKRSEVLISSALHPEYRQVLRTFTSHLPITVHDLPAQDGVTSPGAVREAVTDDTAAVIVQSPNFFGCVEDGAALAQAAHDRGALLVVAIAEPLSLGLIKPPGEYGADIATGEGQPLGNALNYGGPYLGVMATRQEFVRRMPGRLVGRTVDAGGRPGYVLTLQTREQHIRRAKATSNICTNEALNALVAAVYLATLGRRGVRDVAELNARKARYARDRIARVPGYGLPFAAPVFNEFVVRCPVPPEEINKRLLEHGILGGLPLGRFYPDLADCWLLCVTERRTREEIDQLVGYLETVQ